A single Anopheles funestus chromosome 2RL, idAnoFuneDA-416_04, whole genome shotgun sequence DNA region contains:
- the LOC125764000 gene encoding RNA-binding protein Rsf1, translating to MGDQKGTRVYVGNLTDKVKKEDLEGEFTKYGKLNSVWVAFNPPGFAFIEFENKEEAETACDNLNGQDILGSKLRVEISKGRRNPRGASRGFRGPPGRNGGSGGGSIGGSGGGGSSFRNGSRGGFRDGGSSYRSGSSGGGGGGGGSFRGGSRSSGRFDGGYGSSGGGGGGGGRSSGGYSRDGGRDGGYGSSGGSFGGGGGYGGGRSSGGGGGGGGGGGRFRSRSPVGGRGRY from the coding sequence ATGGGCGATCAGAAGGGCACACGCGTCTACGTCGGCAACCTTACCGATAAAGTGAAGAAGGAGGATCTCGAGGGCGAATTCACCAAGTACGGTAAATTGAACTCTGTCTGGGTAGCTTTCAATCCACCAGGTTTCGCATTCATTGAGTTCGAAAACAAGGAAGAGGCGGAAACGGCCTGCGACAATCTGAACGGTCAGGACATCCTCGGTTCGAAGCTGCGCGTCGAAATTTCCAAGGGCCGCCGGAATCCGCGCGGTGCATCGCGCGGTTTCCGCGGACCGCCAGGCCGTAACGGGGGCAGCGGTGGTGGCAGTATCGGTggcagcggtggtggtggcagcagcTTCCGCAATGGGTCACGTGGCGGCTTCCGAGATGGTGGTTCGAGCTATCGAAGCGGCAGCagcggcggtggcggtggtggtggtggcagctTCCGCGGAGGAAGCCGCAGTTCCGGCCGGTTCGATGGTGGCTACGGTAGCagcggcggcggcggtggtggtggtggtcgctCGAGCGGTGGTTACAGCCGGGATGGTGGCCGCGACGGTGGCTATGGTAGCAGTGGCGGTAgcttcggtggtggtggtggttatGGCGGTGGCCGTAGCAGTGGtggcggcggcggtggtggtggtggcggtggacgCTTCCGTTCACGGTCTCCGGTCGGTGGTCGTGGTCGGTATTAA
- the LOC125763923 gene encoding mediator of RNA polymerase II transcription subunit 17 — MSLSANISVEAPIENQIQEIAYDGTEIYQLPPTLSEHLAKCATKIDFSKTSSDIDLLQQSIKKEDEKKEEESKDPKEQFQSSLWPWDSVRNKLKEALTEVCVLSDVLNIAKEKRYMVLDPIPQEPPEVKQMVLVYARKKALASAANILQSGVERLKAVQSDQGVNRTNSTDFHIELLRLRRNWRLKKVSNTIIGDLSYRTAGSKFMHPGMFEVTKAEGEESGSPPASPSGSGAAGTVACPKINSALRVNVPTELQGVAFIKVITQKDQEDLCTATVNMMGSTQLVPQAGAWQQTLEYAQNVLFCKELFNQLAREAVQLQAPIPHVVVGNQIRATLLPGIQLIISLCHSTSSDSNNSSEPIKDHDHVLEHSLHQLLREFHHKNTHHPFPHPASGPLGPSKKRMLAGPSAYDRHELLEMTKSQTLLEQIIAQAQHIFTRRRTQYVLDTVARDVKDPMITSHWNAMNSPTMSCVKINITSHGYDANLRTSLVIHVKERSLKCICRDGRIMHMSYEPQELRDLILCQISQHQIVCLQNLAKCMAWQILSSSSHLGIGAVEPLGNASSCVLASPNSDRLIAVQVRCDSQIDVKVYIAQSPAKDFFPGSLVQGRHWEHLGGHFKEVRFDKMEGKNFHNKMEFLMASLTSQS, encoded by the exons ATGTCCCTTTCAGCAAATATAAGTGTGGAAGCACCGAtagaaaatcaaattcaggagATTGCATATGATGGAACTGAAATTTATCAACT ACCACCGACTCTCTCGGAACATCTGGCTAAATGTGCAACAAAGATCGACTTCAGTAAAACCTCCAGCGATATCGATCTTTTGCAACAGTCTATCAAAAAGGAAGATGAAAAGAAGGAGGAAGAATCTAAAGATCCGAAGGAACAGTTCCAATCAAGCCTATGGCCCTGGGACTCGGTGCGCAACAAGCTGAAGGAAGCTCTAACAGAAGTGTGCGTGCTGTCCGATGTGTTGAACATTGCGAAGGAAAAACGGTACATGGTGCTAGATCCGATCCCACAGGAACCACCGGAAGTGAAGCAGATGGTGCTTGTCTACGCCCGTAAGAAAGCGCTGGCCAGTGCGGCAAACATTCTGCAGAGTGGCGTCGAGCGGCTGAAGGCTGTCCAAAGCGATCAAGGTGTGAATCGTACCAATTCGACCGATTTCCACATCGAGTTGCTGCGCCTGCGGCGCAACTGGAGGCTAAAAAAGGTGTCCAACACGATTATCGGGGATCTGAGCTACCGGACGGCCGGTTCAAAGTTTATGCATCCGGGAATGTTCGAAGTGACAAAGGCGGAAGGTGAAGAATCCGGTTCACCACCCGCCAGTCCGTCCGGATCCGGTGCCGCCGGGACGGTCGCTTGTCCGAAGATTAATTCTGCGCTACGTGTAAACGTCCCTACCGAGCTGCAAGGCGTCGCGTTCATAAAGGTGATTACGCAGAAAGATCAGGAAGACCTTTGTACGGCCACGGTAAACATGATGGGATCGACACAGCTGGTTCCGCAGGCCGGTGCGTGGCAGCAAACGCTGGAGTACGCACAGAACGTGCTGTTCTGTAAGGAGTTGTTCAACCAGCTCGCACGTGAAGCAGTTCAGCTGCAGGCACCGATACCACACGTCGTGGTGGGTAATCAAATCCGGGCGACACTGCTTCCAGGCATTCAGCTCATCATCAGCCTGTGCCATTCGACGTCTTCCGATTCGAACAACAGCTCGGAACCGATCAAAGATCACGATCACGTGCTGGAGCACAGTTTGCATCAGCTGCTGCGGGAGTTTCACCACAAGAACACACATCATCCATTCCCACATCCGGCCAGCGGTCCGTTGGGGCCGAGCAAGAAGCGTATGCTTGCCGGTCCGTCAGCGTACGACCGGCACGAGCTGCTCGAGATGACCAAATCGCAAACACTGCTGGAACAAATCATAGCACAAGCGCAGCACATTTTCACACGCCGCCGTACCCAGTACGTGCTTGATACCGTGGCCCGTGACGTGAAGGATCCAATGATAACGTCGCACTGGAACGCGATGAACAGTCCGACCATGTCGTGCGTGAAGATTAACATCACATCGCACGGGTACGATGCGAATTTGCGCACCTCGCTGGTGATTCACGTGAAGGAACGTTCGCTGAAGTGTATCTGCCGCGATGGTCGCATCATGCACATGTCGTACGAACCGCAGGAACTGCGCGATCTCATCCTCTGTCAAATCAGCCAACATCAgatcgtttgtttgcaaaatctGGCGAAATGTATGGCTTGGCAGATTCTTTCCAGCAGCAGCCATCTGGGCATAGGTGCGGTGGAACCGCTGGGCAATGCGAGTTCCTGTGTGCTAGCGTCACCGAACAGCGATCGATTGATCGCCGTACAGGTGCGCTGTGATTCACAGATCGATGTAAAGGTTTACATTGCCCAGAGTCCGGCGAAAGATTTTTTCCCCGGTTCGCTAGTGCAAGGGCGCCACTGGGAACATTTGGGCGGACACTTTAAGgag GTCCGCTTTGATAAGATGGAGGGTAAAAATTTCCACAACAAAATGGAATTCCTGATGGCGAGTCTCACCAGCCAATCGTAG
- the LOC125763952 gene encoding uncharacterized protein LOC125763952: MLEEVQYIKLPSKTYRTISHPNKLHFTVNGLAPKRHFVKLNVADFVNEIKKRPVLYNMRHKDYKRICLRNRYWEEVALAMNLSIQECKKRWRSMRDAFLKTVRNKSEVERQSWIHYRLLEFMLPYVVFRKEDGEPANDFSQCKDDAEEMDFVEFDSDEEVYDGAVTVSYVTQDGKQVFQVMHTPQDDSLADTMQLEEIEDEIEDCNEEQPHLQPFVCASTSGTEYLLASTTDDESEQEAVLYEEQHNSTIIHEEKPIEAINSYPSGWNEEHVDDVKQIESEPEINEIDVARKRLRVEPTQIPPNISSRPTSPPADPPVLSIISAPIPPPQEECKESDARLGITDPDERFLLSCAPILRRLPNKKNVLARLKIQQLLFELEYDEKYSCEGT, from the exons ATGTTGGAAGAAGTCCAGTACATTAAGCTACCGTCGAAAACCTACCGAACAATATCCCATCCGAACAAGTTGCATTTTACCGTGAATGGATTGGCCCCTAAGCGGCACTTTGTGAAATTGAATGTAGCGGATTTTGTGAATGAAATCAAAAAGCGACCGGTGCTGTACAACATGCGGCACAAGGATTACAAACGGATATGCTTGCGGAACCGATACTGGGAGGAGGTTGCGCTCGCAATGAACTTGTCCATCCAGGAGTGTAAGAAACGGTGGCGCAGCATGCGCGATGCCTTTCTCAAGACCGTCCGTAACAAGAGTGAGGTTGAGCGTCAATCATGGATACACTACCGGTTGCTGGAGTTTATGCTTCCGTATGTTGTCTTCCGGAAAGA GGATGGCGAACCGGCAAATGATTTCTCACAGTGTAAAGACGATGCAGAGGAGATGGATTTCGTTGAATTTGATAGCGACGAGGAAGTGTACGATGGTGCCGTTACCGTGTCTTATGTGACACAAGACGGTAAGCAGGTGTTCCAGGTTATGCATACCCCACAGGACGATAGCTTAGCCGATACCATGCAACTGGAAGAGATTGAAGATGAAATTGAGGACTGCAATGAGGAGCAGCCACACCTTCAACCGTTCGTGTGCGCTTCAACGTCAGGCACTGAATATCTGCTAGCGTCCACAACGGATGACGAGAGCGAACAGGAAGCGGTACTGTACGAAGAGCAACACAATTCCACCATAATTCATGAAGAAAAGCCAATAGAAGCCATCAATAGTTACCCTTCCGGTTGGAACGAAGAGCACGTGGATGATGTGAAACAAATCGAATCTGAACCGGAAATTAATGAAATCGATGTTGCTAGAAAACGGTTACGAGTAGAACCTACACAAATACCACCGAACATTTCCTCGAGACCCACGTCTCCACCTGCCGATCCTCCCGTCTTATCTATCATTTCTGCCCCAATTCCACCACCACAGGAAGAATGTAAAGAATCGGACGCACGGTTAGGCATCACCGATCCGGATGAACGGTTTCTTCTTTCCTGCGCACCGATTCTACGAAGGctaccaaacaaaaagaatgtgTTGGCCCGGCTTAAGATACAGCAGCTGTTGTTCGAGCTGGAGTACGACGAAAAGTATAGCTGCGAGGGAACGTGA